Proteins co-encoded in one Stomoxys calcitrans chromosome 5, idStoCalc2.1, whole genome shotgun sequence genomic window:
- the LOC106092278 gene encoding exocyst complex component 3 isoform X2, whose translation MDLKQCEEEARQAALKDIINMFQRPDQLEKLEQYRQRVARQKASVEALLKSGLQNQLDGVRVGLEQLKTCLQDVREFKRSMGVVEQLMQGVPELYEALQDVRKENIKYSQLATAVKNLGLIYNVEASVQQTMTLIEEDNLLYAHQSLTELENARDDLLDELHMQPKQHVSDKITFKRHFEKFDTVSQALEKKLRFILSRTLETVRKEPQIIVTALRIVEREEKSDQFALQQQKVTSFLPPGRPRQWRAMAMNVLKEAVVTRIESSNREEREDNKMWLVRVLEILRQNILVDLRVVKSLCVPCFPPHYNIFEEYVKMYHESLSNYLKNIAQGGLQDNEYVSLLSWVINTYPGCELMLHPDLQVNIHQLAGPLLPPSHLKALEDEYMDNMKRNLNGWMATTAQEERNDWFSEQPPIQTDQYYHSEVSVIIFEMINQLLEVTETIHKDFTFRALILSIRQLEIFGKTYMKYVVDLKEQHFRNRDQNKFFTHYIIAIVNNSLQILNVAQQIKQKYWPNACTEHYEEFEQLLQTFQRIRCQAADFLLEEAFLDLDSHFNELFTKKWLTSSIAVDTICLTLEDYFQDYNHLMPINFEMVINEAQNQLAKRYIRAMLSKRLARPTSDCETIKNRINLEANKLKKIFDKIAPNLSLNDSPLKLISMLSAVLVCDVEVLLLDLHTLLGNYPSLTEDQIVRLFYIRNDVRASEIRQKVQDANQSKKAMITIDKQDCIFKEIVFNDKLW comes from the exons ATGGATTTAAAACAATGCGAGGAAGAGGCGAGGCAGGCGGCCCTAAAGGATATCATAAATATGTTTCAGCGTCCTGACCAATTGGAAAAGCTGGAACAGTATCGTCAGCGTGTGGCCCGTCAAAAGGCCTCTGTTGAAGCTCTGCTCAAGTCGGGCCTACAAAACCAATTGGATGGTGTACGCGTAGGTCTTGAACAACTAAAAACATGTTTGCAAGATGTTCGTGAGTTCAAGCGCAGTATGGGTGTGGTAGAGCAACTCATGCAGGGTGTCCCCGAATTATATGAAGCCTTGCAGGACGTGCGTAAAGAGAACATCAAATATTCTCAGTTAGCAACAGCTGTGAAAAATCTGGGGCTCATTTACAATGTGGAGGCTAGCGTGCAGCAGACAATGACCCTAATTGAGGAGGATAATTTGCTGTATGCTCATCAATCGTTAACCGAACTTGAGAATGCCCGCGATGATCTTTTAGATGAGTTACATATGCAGCCCAAGCAACATGTCTCCGATAAAATAACATTTAAGCGgcattttgagaaattcgatACTGTGTCACAGGCTTTAGAGAAGAAGTTACGTTTTATTTTGAGCCGCACCTTGGAGACTGTACGTAAGGAACCGCAAATTATTGTGACCGCTTTGCGTATTGTGGAGCGTGAAGAGAAAAGTGATCAGTTTGCTTTGCAGCAGCAAAAGGTGACATCATTCTTGCCACCAGGACGTCCAAGGCAGTGGAGAGCAATGGCGATGAATGTTTTAAAGGAGGCTGTTGTTACTCGCATCGAAAGTTCCAACCGAGAGGAGAGGGAAGACAATAAGATGTGGCTTGTCAGAGTTTTGGAAATTCTGCGCCAGAATATATTGGTGGATTTACGTGTGGTAAAATCATTGTGTGTTCCTTGTTTCCCACCGCACTACAACATATTCGAAGAGTATGTGAAAATGTATCACGAGAGTTTGTCAAACTAT TTAAAAAATATAGCCCAAGGTGGGTTACAGGATAATGAGTATGTATCCCTGCTTTCTTGGGTCATTAATACTTATCCGGGCTGCGAATTGATGCTACATCCTGATTTACAAGTAAACATTCACCAGTTGGCGGGTCCCTTGCTGCCACCTAGCCATCTTAAAGCTCTTGAGGATGAATATATGGATAATATGAAGCGTAATTTAAATGGATGGATGGCAACCACTGCCCAAGAGGAAAGAAACGATTGGTTCTCAGAACAACCCCCCATTCAAACTGATCAATACTACCATAGTGAAGTTTCAGTGATCATTTTTGAAATGATTAACCAGTTGTTAGAGGTCACAGAGACCATACATAAGGATTTCACATTCAGAGCTTTGATCTTGAGCATTCGGCAGCtggaaatttttgggaaaacctACATGAAATATGTAGTGGATTTAAAAGAACAACATTTTCGAAATCGTGATCAAAATAAATTCTTTACCCATTACATTATTGCTATTGTAAACAACAGCCTACAAATATTGAACGTGGCCCAACAGATAAAGCAAAAGTACTGGCCAAATGCCTGCACCGAACATTATGAAGAGTTTGAACAATTACTGCAAACATTCCAACGTATACGTTGCCAAGCGGCTGATTTCTTACTAGAGGAGGCCTTTTTGGATCTGGACAGTCATTTCAATGAACTGTTCACAAAAAAATGGTTGACATCATCTATAGCAGTTGATACGATTTGTCTTACCTTGGAGGACTATTTCCAG gactATAACCATTTGATGCCCATCAACTTTGAAATGGTTATTAATGAGGCCCAGAACCAATTGGCTAAACGTTATATACGAGCCATGTTGTCAAAACGTTTAGCCAGACCAACTTCAGATTGCGAAACCATTAAAAATAGGATAAATTTGGAAGCTAACAAactgaagaaaatttttgataaaattgctCCCAATCTATCGCTTAATGATTCACCCCTAAAACTTATTTCAATGCTCTCCGCTGTTCTCGTATGCGATGTAGAGGTGTTGCTTTTAGATTTGCACACTCTGCTTGGCAATTATCCCTCACTGACCGAGGATCAAATTGTGCGTCTCTTTTATATACGAAACGATGTGAGAGCATCAGAGATACGACAAAAAGTGCAAGATGCAAATCAATCCAAGAAAGCAATGATTACCATAGACAAACAGGATTGtatatttaaagaaattgtGTTCAATGATAAATTGTGGTAA
- the LOC106092278 gene encoding exocyst complex component 3 isoform X3: MDLKQCEEEARQAALKDIINMFQRPDQLEKLEQYRQRVARQKASVEALLKSGLQNQLDGVRVGLEQLKTCLQDVREFKRSMGVVEQLMQGVPELYEALQDVRKENIKYSQLATAVKNLGLIYNVEASVQQTMTLIEEDNLLYAHQSLTELENARDDLLDELHMQPKQHVSDKITFKRHFEKFDTVSQALEKKLRFILSRTLETVRKEPQIIVTALRIVEREEKSDQFALQQQKVTSFLPPGRPRQWRAMAMNVLKEAVVTRIESSNREEREDNKMWLVRVLEILRQNILVDLRVVKSLCVPCFPPHYNIFEEYVKMYHESLSNYLKNIAQGGLQDNEYVSLLSWVINTYPGCELMLHPDLQVNIHQLAGPLLPPSHLKALEDEYMDNMKRNLNGWMATTAQEERNDWFSEQPPIQTDQYYHSEVSVIIFEMINQLLEVTETIHKDFTFRALILSIRQLEIFGKTYMKYVVDLKEQHFRNRDQNKFFTHYIIAIVNNSLQILNVAQQIKQKYWPNACTEHYEEFEQLLQTFQRIRCQAADFLLEEAFLDLDSHFNELFTKKWLTSSIAVDTICLTLEDYFQDYNHLMPINFEMVINEAQNQLAKRYIRAMLSKRLARPTSDCETIKNRINLEANKLKKIFDKIAPNLSLNDSPLKLISMLSAVLVCDVEVLLLDLHTLLGNYPSLTEDQIVRLFYIRNDVRASEIRQKVQDANQSKKAMITIDKQDCIFKEIVFNDKL; encoded by the exons ATGGATTTAAAACAATGCGAGGAAGAGGCGAGGCAGGCGGCCCTAAAGGATATCATAAATATGTTTCAGCGTCCTGACCAATTGGAAAAGCTGGAACAGTATCGTCAGCGTGTGGCCCGTCAAAAGGCCTCTGTTGAAGCTCTGCTCAAGTCGGGCCTACAAAACCAATTGGATGGTGTACGCGTAGGTCTTGAACAACTAAAAACATGTTTGCAAGATGTTCGTGAGTTCAAGCGCAGTATGGGTGTGGTAGAGCAACTCATGCAGGGTGTCCCCGAATTATATGAAGCCTTGCAGGACGTGCGTAAAGAGAACATCAAATATTCTCAGTTAGCAACAGCTGTGAAAAATCTGGGGCTCATTTACAATGTGGAGGCTAGCGTGCAGCAGACAATGACCCTAATTGAGGAGGATAATTTGCTGTATGCTCATCAATCGTTAACCGAACTTGAGAATGCCCGCGATGATCTTTTAGATGAGTTACATATGCAGCCCAAGCAACATGTCTCCGATAAAATAACATTTAAGCGgcattttgagaaattcgatACTGTGTCACAGGCTTTAGAGAAGAAGTTACGTTTTATTTTGAGCCGCACCTTGGAGACTGTACGTAAGGAACCGCAAATTATTGTGACCGCTTTGCGTATTGTGGAGCGTGAAGAGAAAAGTGATCAGTTTGCTTTGCAGCAGCAAAAGGTGACATCATTCTTGCCACCAGGACGTCCAAGGCAGTGGAGAGCAATGGCGATGAATGTTTTAAAGGAGGCTGTTGTTACTCGCATCGAAAGTTCCAACCGAGAGGAGAGGGAAGACAATAAGATGTGGCTTGTCAGAGTTTTGGAAATTCTGCGCCAGAATATATTGGTGGATTTACGTGTGGTAAAATCATTGTGTGTTCCTTGTTTCCCACCGCACTACAACATATTCGAAGAGTATGTGAAAATGTATCACGAGAGTTTGTCAAACTAT TTAAAAAATATAGCCCAAGGTGGGTTACAGGATAATGAGTATGTATCCCTGCTTTCTTGGGTCATTAATACTTATCCGGGCTGCGAATTGATGCTACATCCTGATTTACAAGTAAACATTCACCAGTTGGCGGGTCCCTTGCTGCCACCTAGCCATCTTAAAGCTCTTGAGGATGAATATATGGATAATATGAAGCGTAATTTAAATGGATGGATGGCAACCACTGCCCAAGAGGAAAGAAACGATTGGTTCTCAGAACAACCCCCCATTCAAACTGATCAATACTACCATAGTGAAGTTTCAGTGATCATTTTTGAAATGATTAACCAGTTGTTAGAGGTCACAGAGACCATACATAAGGATTTCACATTCAGAGCTTTGATCTTGAGCATTCGGCAGCtggaaatttttgggaaaacctACATGAAATATGTAGTGGATTTAAAAGAACAACATTTTCGAAATCGTGATCAAAATAAATTCTTTACCCATTACATTATTGCTATTGTAAACAACAGCCTACAAATATTGAACGTGGCCCAACAGATAAAGCAAAAGTACTGGCCAAATGCCTGCACCGAACATTATGAAGAGTTTGAACAATTACTGCAAACATTCCAACGTATACGTTGCCAAGCGGCTGATTTCTTACTAGAGGAGGCCTTTTTGGATCTGGACAGTCATTTCAATGAACTGTTCACAAAAAAATGGTTGACATCATCTATAGCAGTTGATACGATTTGTCTTACCTTGGAGGACTATTTCCAG gactATAACCATTTGATGCCCATCAACTTTGAAATGGTTATTAATGAGGCCCAGAACCAATTGGCTAAACGTTATATACGAGCCATGTTGTCAAAACGTTTAGCCAGACCAACTTCAGATTGCGAAACCATTAAAAATAGGATAAATTTGGAAGCTAACAAactgaagaaaatttttgataaaattgctCCCAATCTATCGCTTAATGATTCACCCCTAAAACTTATTTCAATGCTCTCCGCTGTTCTCGTATGCGATGTAGAGGTGTTGCTTTTAGATTTGCACACTCTGCTTGGCAATTATCCCTCACTGACCGAGGATCAAATTGTGCGTCTCTTTTATATACGAAACGATGTGAGAGCATCAGAGATACGACAAAAAGTGCAAGATGCAAATCAATCCAAGAAAGCAATGATTACCATAGACAAACAGGATTGtatatttaaagaaattgtGTTCAATGATAAATTGTG